Proteins encoded within one genomic window of Acidobacteriota bacterium:
- a CDS encoding alpha-amylase codes for MLLYELNARLNGGTFEKITLEELNYLKKLQFDAVWLMGIWQVSPLGIKLSQRHASDFFGSPYAIYEYQPNPVLGDVSALRALRDRIHQAGLKLIVDFVPNHLALDTPLIDHHPGYFIQSSPRMRQEYANDYYLHMSGRRLAHGKDPYFPGWEDTVQLNYASTGLRAHMRKVLKSIATLADGVRCDMAMLVLRNQVKRQWFTRVPQEKFDELMPHEFWDKAIAETQKVTPEFLFIAEAYWDTETYLNQLGFHYTYHKRLYDVLLSESPAQAVNHHLRHTNQAFLQHSVHFIENHDEDRAATRFSPQAGRRAAALIGLLPGMVLIHQGQMEGMTEKLPVQRLYPLHPHTADAELQAYYRTLLGVAAHPLFRKGQWAWADSNWKDGVCFWRQYGETLGLVVIPIGRKSIRLPQYLKVTLPPTEWGCPTPTIARSWWQNSKPFAVAAESDTLAIKRADVRKGLHPILEAIVIEAVSGN; via the coding sequence ATGCTGTTATATGAACTCAATGCCCGCCTGAATGGGGGGACTTTCGAGAAAATAACCCTCGAAGAACTTAACTACCTCAAAAAACTCCAGTTTGACGCCGTCTGGCTGATGGGAATCTGGCAAGTGAGCCCGCTCGGAATCAAACTCTCCCAACGCCACGCTTCAGATTTTTTTGGTTCTCCATATGCCATTTATGAGTACCAGCCCAATCCGGTGTTGGGTGATGTCTCAGCATTACGAGCATTGCGCGACCGGATCCATCAAGCTGGCCTGAAACTCATTGTTGATTTTGTACCCAACCATTTGGCGCTGGATACACCATTGATTGATCATCATCCGGGCTATTTCATCCAGAGCAGTCCACGAATGCGCCAGGAATATGCCAACGATTATTACCTGCACATGTCGGGACGTCGGCTAGCTCATGGGAAAGATCCATATTTCCCAGGTTGGGAAGACACCGTCCAACTCAACTATGCCAGCACCGGTTTGCGGGCGCATATGCGTAAAGTATTGAAATCAATTGCCACCCTGGCTGATGGGGTACGGTGTGATATGGCGATGCTGGTCCTGCGAAACCAGGTCAAGCGGCAGTGGTTTACCCGTGTTCCACAGGAAAAATTTGATGAATTGATGCCCCACGAGTTTTGGGACAAAGCCATTGCCGAGACCCAAAAAGTAACCCCTGAGTTTCTGTTTATTGCCGAAGCCTATTGGGATACGGAAACCTACCTCAACCAGCTTGGATTTCACTACACGTATCACAAGCGGTTATATGATGTGCTGCTGAGTGAATCACCCGCCCAGGCTGTGAATCATCACCTCCGGCATACGAACCAGGCGTTCCTCCAGCATTCAGTCCATTTTATTGAAAACCATGATGAGGATCGAGCCGCCACCCGATTTTCCCCCCAGGCTGGCCGGCGAGCGGCAGCCCTCATTGGGTTGTTACCCGGAATGGTTTTGATTCATCAGGGTCAAATGGAAGGAATGACCGAAAAACTTCCGGTACAACGGTTGTACCCCTTGCACCCACATACTGCGGACGCTGAGCTTCAAGCCTATTATCGCACTTTATTGGGGGTGGCCGCCCATCCTCTGTTTCGTAAGGGGCAATGGGCCTGGGCTGATTCAAACTGGAAGGATGGGGTGTGTTTCTGGCGTCAATATGGGGAAACACTCGGACTGGTAGTAATTCCAATTGGGCGGAAATCAATTCGGCTCCCACAATATTTGAAGGTCACACTGCCACCGACTGAGTGGGGATGCCCAACTCCAACCATTGCGCGAAGTTGGTGGCAAAACTCAAAACCCTTTGCCGTTGCGGCTGAATCCGACACTCTGGCCATCAAGCGGGCTGATGTCCGCAAAGGGTTGCACCCAATCCTGGAGGCAATTGTGATTGAGGCTGTCTCAGGAAACTAA
- a CDS encoding class I SAM-dependent methyltransferase, which produces MKVPVTRYDRFQKVLVALRCPGCQKTGFEFEFEAEKPNARSQLTGIIRCLHCVKTYLSEEGVVDLLPDGPTGLTVAQWSGQTSTVSWLYERIWRNRALGLMTGQAFPPEREYQVLAEYLQASLTATSHLFLDLACATGYYGRALVDLLQKNHRADGVDVVIGLDISRPMLKQALDYARENHTLDHTIFIRADATSLPFADGTLAGIACGGSLNEYRDAFRVLVEGKRVLERQKGRYFVMNLLKPETMTERIIQSTLTLGSGLTFFTKSEVKDLFYRAGLELGRHETVGLVAFSELMRK; this is translated from the coding sequence GTGAAAGTACCTGTCACACGCTATGACCGGTTCCAAAAAGTATTGGTGGCACTTCGCTGCCCAGGGTGCCAAAAAACTGGGTTTGAATTTGAATTTGAAGCTGAAAAACCAAATGCCAGGTCTCAGTTGACGGGGATCATCCGGTGTCTGCATTGTGTCAAAACCTACCTCAGTGAAGAGGGGGTTGTGGATTTGCTCCCAGATGGACCAACCGGGTTGACTGTGGCTCAATGGTCGGGCCAAACCAGCACCGTTTCCTGGTTATATGAACGCATCTGGCGCAACCGAGCCCTGGGATTGATGACTGGACAGGCATTCCCTCCTGAGCGGGAATATCAAGTCCTGGCCGAATATTTGCAGGCGTCGTTGACGGCGACTTCACACCTGTTTTTGGATCTGGCCTGTGCCACCGGGTATTATGGCCGGGCTCTGGTTGATCTTTTACAAAAAAATCATCGGGCTGATGGTGTTGATGTGGTGATTGGGCTTGATATTTCGCGTCCAATGCTTAAACAAGCCCTTGATTATGCCCGTGAAAATCACACCTTGGACCACACAATTTTCATTCGAGCCGATGCCACCAGTCTTCCGTTTGCAGATGGAACTCTGGCCGGGATTGCTTGCGGCGGGTCGCTCAACGAATACCGTGATGCGTTTCGGGTGCTTGTGGAAGGGAAGCGGGTATTAGAGCGCCAAAAGGGACGATATTTCGTCATGAATCTGCTCAAACCCGAAACCATGACCGAAAGGATCATTCAATCAACTTTGACACTTGGGAGTGGCCTGACATTTTTCACCAAATCAGAAGTGAAGGACTTGTTTTATCGGGCAGGACTTGAACTGGGCCGTCATGAAACAGTGGGACTGGTGGCTTTTTCCGAGTTAATGCGAAAATAG
- a CDS encoding protein kinase, which yields MLNQLSEKPLFFRCVLAIGVIVAVYYVFGLVMIGRYGTLTKDFGWKANSQAAGVVVTEVDPQGPAAEKLQVKDRILAINGESRIQGGARDRAYWLNLRNIAPEVPYCLTVARQSAVLDVQLEARLIQDFRNFIGIPCYLLVSLAFYSVGMLIGLSKPEDRVARLASMASLTMAAIPYFRVLEPLSVFFQPLELGMYYLTASVYPVNFVIAFHFYYSFPQGAPKSRFWESVKYVLYALSIVLTIAYRGLDVVTLLPTPDALAIFTSYTVLFQLQTTLTLILYLLVLSGIFVVVVRNYRLVPQGDQRRRIKLVVYSTAAGVAPFLLNIVLEVFTGLVSTGLLLISELAPIIIPVGLGYTIIKHRVFNIQVVIRRGVQYLLAKNALRALISLPLIAFVVTVFVNPNRTVKEILVQNQLLVAVSFLAGIGLIFRQQVTRWVDRKFFREEYNQEQIMLRLIQEMKTLNSFSEISKLVNKEVDAALHPKSMYVFEKEQHLQAQTLVYSTHRLPQQLSIPDNFQLLRTVELDLQVLEAPFILKKPLPRHELEWLEELGVNLIIPMCGTDHGLIGLLLLGEKKSEEPYTPTDQKLLLVIAEQMAVVYENTRLKERVGREQTMRKQVLERLEEQNINIVKECPDCGTCYDSTDEYCTKDNAELVLSLPVERVIERKYRLEQLLGKGGMGAVYEATDLRLNRRVAIKIILSSMFGNPAALRRFEREARAVAMLNHPNVIAVHDYGRTSTDGAFLVMELITGISLREATRRQGGTLGSDLAADWFEQILNGIQAAHESGIVHRDLKPENILLVDQPNGQKVLKILDFGLAKIKPTDGTEVSNITEAGTVMGTMGYMSPEQFSGEEVDERTDLFTVGVMVIEALTGQLPFRKRTMNEYLASLMFDHFHLRGESPEIQALDRVLQQILAKERTGRYPTAEALKRALIPAIRRCPPLVVSQANEVEIHQTLEGISGGTGIRTLPDFGRGDDNQTISKFGISGDHQTLGDLSIGNNQITGFNPGDEKTRDS from the coding sequence ATGTTGAATCAACTTTCAGAAAAACCATTGTTTTTTCGATGTGTTCTTGCCATTGGAGTTATCGTGGCCGTGTATTACGTGTTTGGCCTCGTCATGATTGGGCGATATGGGACACTGACAAAAGACTTTGGGTGGAAAGCAAATTCGCAAGCTGCAGGTGTGGTTGTGACTGAGGTGGATCCTCAAGGTCCCGCTGCTGAAAAACTCCAGGTCAAAGATCGAATCCTGGCGATTAACGGCGAGTCTCGAATTCAGGGTGGAGCACGTGATCGAGCCTACTGGCTCAATCTGCGAAATATTGCTCCTGAGGTTCCCTATTGCCTTACAGTTGCCCGTCAGTCGGCTGTATTAGACGTTCAACTTGAAGCGCGGTTGATCCAGGACTTCCGAAATTTCATTGGGATTCCTTGTTATTTACTGGTGAGCCTGGCTTTTTATTCAGTTGGAATGTTGATCGGGCTTTCCAAACCCGAAGATCGGGTTGCCAGATTGGCGTCAATGGCTTCACTGACGATGGCGGCTATTCCGTATTTTCGGGTTCTGGAGCCATTGAGCGTCTTTTTTCAGCCGTTAGAGTTGGGAATGTATTACCTTACGGCGAGTGTGTACCCGGTCAATTTTGTGATCGCCTTCCACTTTTACTACAGCTTTCCCCAGGGGGCACCGAAATCAAGGTTTTGGGAAAGTGTGAAGTATGTCCTCTATGCCCTCAGCATTGTGCTCACCATTGCCTATCGTGGGCTGGATGTGGTGACGTTGCTTCCAACCCCAGACGCATTAGCCATTTTTACGTCCTACACAGTTCTATTTCAGCTTCAGACAACACTCACGTTGATTTTGTACTTGCTGGTATTGTCTGGAATTTTCGTGGTGGTGGTTCGCAATTACCGATTGGTGCCACAAGGAGACCAGCGACGGCGAATCAAACTGGTGGTTTACAGCACTGCCGCCGGAGTGGCTCCATTTCTTTTAAACATTGTCCTCGAAGTATTTACCGGCCTGGTCAGTACCGGCCTGTTACTGATTTCAGAACTGGCCCCCATCATTATTCCGGTTGGGCTTGGGTACACGATTATCAAGCACCGGGTGTTCAACATTCAGGTGGTGATCCGTCGTGGTGTGCAGTACCTGCTGGCCAAAAATGCATTGCGGGCATTGATTTCATTACCTTTAATTGCGTTTGTTGTCACCGTGTTTGTGAACCCTAATCGAACAGTGAAGGAAATACTGGTTCAGAATCAACTCCTGGTTGCCGTTTCATTCCTGGCTGGCATTGGCCTGATTTTTCGCCAGCAGGTGACTCGGTGGGTTGACCGCAAATTTTTCCGGGAAGAATACAATCAGGAACAGATTATGTTGCGGTTGATTCAGGAAATGAAAACCTTGAATTCATTTTCTGAAATTTCAAAACTGGTCAATAAAGAAGTAGACGCGGCGCTGCATCCAAAATCAATGTATGTTTTTGAGAAAGAACAGCATCTGCAGGCCCAAACCCTGGTCTATTCGACCCACCGACTTCCCCAGCAGCTTTCGATCCCGGACAATTTTCAACTTTTAAGGACGGTTGAACTCGACCTGCAGGTGTTGGAAGCACCATTTATCTTAAAAAAGCCGCTCCCCAGACACGAACTGGAGTGGCTTGAAGAACTAGGCGTCAATTTGATTATTCCGATGTGTGGAACGGATCACGGTTTGATTGGATTGCTACTGCTCGGAGAAAAAAAGTCCGAAGAGCCCTACACCCCAACTGACCAAAAGTTGTTGCTGGTCATTGCCGAACAAATGGCGGTCGTGTATGAAAATACCCGGTTAAAGGAACGGGTTGGTCGGGAACAAACCATGCGCAAGCAAGTGCTGGAGCGTCTCGAAGAACAAAATATCAATATCGTCAAGGAATGCCCTGACTGTGGTACCTGTTATGACAGTACTGATGAGTATTGCACGAAAGATAATGCCGAACTGGTCTTGTCACTACCCGTCGAGCGGGTGATTGAGCGAAAATACCGGCTGGAGCAATTGCTGGGAAAGGGTGGCATGGGAGCCGTCTATGAGGCCACCGATTTGCGGCTCAACCGGCGAGTTGCGATTAAAATCATTTTAAGCAGCATGTTTGGGAATCCAGCGGCACTCCGACGGTTTGAGCGTGAAGCCCGGGCGGTTGCCATGTTGAACCATCCAAATGTAATCGCCGTGCATGACTATGGTCGAACCAGTACTGACGGTGCCTTTCTGGTGATGGAACTCATCACGGGCATTTCCTTACGGGAAGCAACGCGGCGACAGGGCGGCACTTTGGGTTCGGATCTGGCAGCCGATTGGTTTGAGCAAATACTAAACGGCATCCAGGCGGCCCACGAATCTGGAATTGTCCATCGGGACCTGAAGCCAGAAAATATTCTACTGGTTGACCAGCCCAACGGTCAGAAAGTTTTGAAGATTCTGGACTTCGGGTTAGCCAAAATAAAGCCAACTGATGGAACGGAAGTCAGTAACATTACAGAGGCCGGGACTGTCATGGGAACGATGGGATATATGTCTCCCGAACAATTTTCAGGTGAGGAAGTTGATGAACGAACTGATTTATTTACCGTGGGTGTGATGGTGATTGAAGCCTTAACCGGACAGTTGCCCTTTCGCAAACGGACCATGAACGAATATCTGGCGTCGCTGATGTTTGATCATTTTCACCTGAGAGGGGAATCCCCCGAGATTCAGGCGCTTGACCGGGTACTGCAACAGATCCTGGCCAAAGAGCGAACCGGGCGTTATCCAACCGCGGAAGCGTTGAAACGAGCACTGATTCCCGCAATCCGTCGGTGTCCACCACTGGTGGTATCTCAAGCAAACGAAGTAGAGATTCATCAGACATTGGAGGGAATCAGTGGGGGCACGGGTATCAGAACGCTCCCGGATTTTGGCCGCGGTGATGACAATCAAACAATCTCAAAATTTGGTATCTCAGGTGATCATCAAACGTTGGGTGATCTTTCAATTGGGAATAATCAGATAACCGGTTTCAACCCAGGTGACGAAAAAACCAGGGACTCATAA
- a CDS encoding DUF2306 domain-containing protein: MSTIGLIHTILGGTAIFFGFLVVTLPKGTRLHRTFGHLYFSAMMGLNLTALSLYRLFKTVGPFHILALISLGYTVAGVWYAIRQHPRQYWLSKHIRFMSWSYVGLLAAASAEIACRIPGTSFWLAVVIPSCLVSLIGWYIIENKAVVSKTQVS; the protein is encoded by the coding sequence ATGAGTACAATTGGATTGATCCACACTATTTTGGGAGGAACTGCAATTTTTTTTGGCTTCCTGGTGGTAACACTCCCCAAAGGAACCCGGCTCCACCGGACATTCGGCCATTTGTATTTTTCGGCCATGATGGGGTTGAATCTTACGGCATTGAGTTTGTACCGGTTATTCAAAACTGTTGGCCCATTTCATATCCTGGCCTTGATCAGTCTTGGATACACAGTGGCTGGTGTCTGGTACGCGATTCGACAACACCCGCGCCAATACTGGCTTTCAAAGCATATTCGGTTTATGTCCTGGTCGTACGTGGGCTTACTTGCTGCCGCCAGCGCTGAGATTGCCTGCCGGATTCCGGGGACCAGTTTTTGGCTCGCGGTCGTGATCCCATCCTGCCTCGTTTCCCTGATCGGATGGTATATTATTGAAAATAAAGCTGTTGTGTCAAAAACCCAGGTATCTTGA
- a CDS encoding histidine kinase, with the protein MSHQQVRVPSPDWRATALHPAWQRYWQEMASFLPYFFIGIFLALIPTGLNFFDWQRKGKLWSGVLNSLTFSTTISCTIWVTFAVVYGVATWLSIRQHQPILLKPSMRLIGSGLVGSVGMMVGIWLALKIQSWRFNQVLSLSSYFYSMLQGLFFGLLFFFHLAYRFAREDALKLEARVAETRYQALEHQMQPHFLFNALNSLAELIESKQDSAAEMVYKLSDLYRAILTNSQTKTASLSSELFIVRSYLELEQLRLGRRLSFEIESCVDDQSVFVPGLVLQMLVENAIKHGVAPSLDGGKIMIRVIHQTDGWYGAEVVNTGSSAGQTEPGTQTGLTNIRERLDLLYGTNHNFELRNNARGGTIASFRFSGVHLV; encoded by the coding sequence ATGTCACACCAACAAGTGAGAGTTCCGAGCCCTGACTGGCGGGCGACGGCTTTGCATCCAGCCTGGCAGCGGTATTGGCAAGAGATGGCTTCATTTCTGCCCTATTTTTTCATCGGGATTTTCCTGGCCTTGATTCCGACTGGCCTCAACTTTTTTGATTGGCAACGCAAGGGAAAACTCTGGAGTGGAGTACTCAACTCGCTGACCTTCAGCACCACCATCAGTTGTACAATCTGGGTCACCTTTGCCGTGGTGTATGGTGTTGCCACCTGGTTATCGATTCGTCAGCATCAACCAATTTTATTGAAACCCTCAATGCGGTTGATCGGAAGCGGGTTGGTGGGCAGTGTGGGAATGATGGTTGGGATTTGGCTGGCACTCAAGATTCAAAGCTGGCGGTTCAACCAGGTCCTTTCACTGTCAAGTTACTTTTATTCGATGCTCCAGGGCCTGTTTTTTGGGTTGCTTTTTTTCTTCCATCTGGCCTACCGGTTTGCCAGGGAAGATGCGCTCAAGCTGGAGGCGAGAGTGGCTGAAACCCGGTATCAGGCGCTTGAACATCAAATGCAGCCGCATTTTCTGTTCAATGCTTTGAACAGTCTGGCTGAACTCATTGAATCAAAACAAGATTCAGCCGCTGAAATGGTGTATAAGCTCTCTGATTTGTACCGGGCGATTTTGACAAATTCACAAACCAAAACAGCAAGCCTCAGCTCCGAATTGTTCATCGTGCGGTCTTATCTGGAGTTGGAGCAACTCCGATTAGGGCGCCGGCTTTCATTTGAAATCGAATCGTGCGTTGACGATCAGTCGGTTTTTGTTCCAGGGCTGGTTTTGCAAATGCTGGTTGAAAATGCAATCAAACACGGTGTGGCGCCTTCCCTGGATGGTGGAAAAATCATGATTCGGGTGATCCATCAGACTGATGGCTGGTATGGAGCTGAAGTGGTCAATACCGGGTCGTCCGCTGGCCAGACTGAACCCGGAACCCAGACCGGGCTGACCAATATTCGGGAACGGCTGGACCTCCTCTATGGCACAAACCACAATTTTGAGCTACGGAACAACGCACGTGGCGGCACAATCGCCAGTTTCCGATTTTCGGGAGTTCATCTTGTCTAA
- a CDS encoding response regulator transcription factor, whose amino-acid sequence MAQTTILSYGTTHVAAQSPVSDFREFILSNERRVLIVDDEPLALQKLRRYLEGSGFALHIVEAENGLRAVELIHEFQPEIVFLDIQMPGFSGFDVLRQFEQRRFLVIFQTAFDRFAIQAFEEQACDYLLKPFTPARFQKALGNAMGRLVDEEKLQQLESKLAERAGPLRRLAVKQGLRTKILEDHEIHCFVSRDHCTCVYFGSQGEAILDLSLTYLTTRLDPARFRQFHRNNIVRIESVRHLHHTRTGEVMIELCNGLKLPVSRSNRRIVRELLKEMC is encoded by the coding sequence ATGGCACAAACCACAATTTTGAGCTACGGAACAACGCACGTGGCGGCACAATCGCCAGTTTCCGATTTTCGGGAGTTCATCTTGTCTAACGAGCGACGTGTTTTAATTGTGGATGACGAGCCCCTGGCGCTTCAGAAGCTTCGCCGGTATCTGGAGGGGAGCGGTTTTGCCCTCCACATTGTTGAAGCTGAAAATGGCTTGCGGGCGGTGGAATTGATTCACGAATTTCAACCGGAGATTGTCTTTTTGGATATTCAAATGCCTGGTTTTTCGGGGTTTGATGTGTTGCGGCAATTTGAGCAGCGTCGGTTTTTGGTGATTTTTCAGACGGCGTTTGACCGGTTTGCGATTCAGGCGTTTGAAGAACAGGCGTGTGATTACTTGCTGAAACCGTTTACACCTGCCCGCTTTCAAAAAGCACTCGGCAATGCCATGGGGCGGCTGGTGGATGAAGAGAAGCTCCAGCAACTGGAGTCGAAACTGGCTGAACGAGCTGGACCGTTGCGACGGCTTGCGGTCAAACAGGGACTGCGCACTAAAATTCTGGAAGATCACGAAATCCACTGTTTTGTCAGTCGAGACCACTGTACCTGCGTCTATTTTGGCAGTCAGGGCGAAGCGATTCTGGATCTTTCCCTCACTTACCTGACGACACGGTTAGATCCGGCCCGGTTTCGGCAATTTCATCGCAACAATATTGTTCGGATCGAATCGGTACGCCATCTTCACCACACCCGCACTGGCGAAGTGATGATCGAACTCTGCAATGGTCTGAAACTTCCCGTTTCCCGCAGCAACCGGCGAATCGTTCGTGAATTACTCAAGGAAATGTGTTAG
- a CDS encoding tetratricopeptide repeat protein — MSAAFGFASIWMYLNVWRDNCLQNQSEALQGAEESSGPAFNSLWFIGSLFLYACALASKAQWVPLCGILILIDLYQRRKLTWKVWMGYVPFFLLSVVFAWYAIDSQLIVGKKGAYSTLTLVDRLSKPLLGIGYYLWRIVWPVNLCPRYPEVFSFHRELIGLGLLTVVLGGIGMVWSWRQRREFFFGAAWFLFFLSPILNFLPGNLVVADRYLYVAMIGLMLPLGLKLSQYRTEIGFAVIGLVTVLQLGLTLRYVPKWQDDFTLWQYTVSLSPDNIFAFTALGQAQIERKEYAAARNSLNQAIAIGRWFSPIYLTLAKEEKNLGGDAMAILDQARQRWPDVSEVMAAYGYYWVLHQNDLEAEKWFLQSLRQKSTIEVLKHLGTVYERLNEPDKGLEMTFRGLQTYPFDEEFWLVLGRLLEMKGNLTQAEEAYHQVARLAPEVTEAHYRLAHFAYQRGDIQTAENSFQTMYLNLNGKQMPAPALNLWAAVYRQKKQYTLAIAKLTEALHIQENADYWLNLALLQVEIGENPQPAIEKAITLDPSYKDKVAKHPRLGPLQATSSQKALIRP, encoded by the coding sequence TTGTCGGCTGCTTTTGGTTTTGCTTCGATTTGGATGTACCTCAATGTCTGGCGTGATAACTGCTTGCAAAATCAATCTGAGGCCCTACAGGGAGCAGAGGAGTCGTCCGGCCCTGCTTTCAACTCATTGTGGTTTATAGGCAGCCTGTTTCTGTATGCCTGCGCACTGGCTTCTAAAGCTCAATGGGTTCCTTTGTGTGGCATCTTGATACTCATTGACCTGTATCAGAGGCGGAAATTGACCTGGAAAGTGTGGATGGGCTATGTTCCTTTTTTCCTGTTGTCAGTTGTGTTTGCCTGGTATGCCATTGATTCACAACTGATTGTTGGAAAAAAAGGTGCCTACAGCACACTTACCCTGGTTGACCGCCTTTCTAAACCCTTGCTTGGAATCGGTTATTATCTGTGGCGGATCGTCTGGCCGGTAAATTTGTGTCCCCGGTATCCAGAGGTGTTCAGCTTTCACCGAGAACTCATCGGATTAGGTCTGCTGACTGTTGTTCTTGGGGGGATTGGAATGGTTTGGAGTTGGAGACAGCGACGAGAGTTCTTCTTTGGGGCTGCCTGGTTCCTCTTTTTTCTGTCACCAATACTCAATTTTCTGCCAGGAAATCTCGTGGTTGCTGATCGCTATTTGTATGTTGCGATGATTGGATTGATGCTTCCGCTCGGCCTGAAGCTCAGTCAATATAGGACAGAAATCGGATTTGCCGTGATTGGCTTGGTGACTGTTTTACAGCTTGGACTGACTCTCCGTTATGTGCCCAAATGGCAAGATGACTTTACTCTTTGGCAGTACACAGTTTCGTTAAGTCCAGATAACATCTTTGCCTTCACTGCTTTGGGACAAGCCCAAATTGAGCGAAAGGAATATGCTGCCGCCCGGAATTCACTAAACCAGGCAATTGCGATTGGTAGGTGGTTCTCCCCAATTTATTTGACCCTGGCTAAAGAGGAAAAAAACTTGGGAGGAGATGCCATGGCTATCCTTGACCAGGCCAGGCAAAGGTGGCCTGACGTTTCTGAAGTGATGGCTGCTTATGGCTACTACTGGGTACTGCACCAAAACGACCTGGAAGCTGAAAAATGGTTTCTTCAGTCGCTCCGCCAGAAATCAACGATTGAAGTTTTAAAACACCTGGGCACCGTTTATGAAAGGTTAAATGAGCCGGACAAAGGGCTTGAGATGACATTTAGAGGGTTGCAAACTTACCCGTTTGATGAAGAATTCTGGCTAGTGCTGGGCAGACTTTTAGAAATGAAAGGGAATTTAACCCAGGCTGAGGAAGCCTATCACCAGGTGGCCCGTCTTGCTCCAGAGGTGACGGAAGCCCATTACCGGTTAGCTCATTTTGCCTACCAGCGAGGTGATATTCAGACTGCTGAAAACTCTTTTCAAACCATGTACTTAAACCTGAACGGCAAACAAATGCCCGCACCCGCATTAAACCTTTGGGCAGCGGTTTATCGTCAAAAGAAACAATATACACTCGCAATTGCAAAGTTAACCGAAGCACTTCATATCCAGGAAAATGCAGATTACTGGCTCAATCTTGCTTTACTGCAAGTTGAGATTGGGGAGAACCCACAACCTGCCATCGAGAAAGCCATTACCCTGGATCCTTCATATAAGGACAAAGTGGCCAAGCACCCTCGATTGGGCCCGCTGCAAGCAACGAGTTCCCAGAAAGCATTGATCAGACCTTGA